From the Winogradskyella forsetii genome, the window ATTCTAGACGAACCTACCACAGGTTTACATTTTGAAGATATTAGGGTTCTGATGAAAGTCCTAAATAAATTAGCAGACAAAGGCAATACCGTCTTAATTATTGAGCATAATCTCGATGTGATTAAAACCGTGGATTATATTATAGACATTGGTTACGAAGGCGGTAAAGGCGGTGGAAAAGTCGTTGCGAAAGGCACTCCGGAGCAAATCATAAAAGATAAAAAGAGTTATACTGCTCAATTTTTAAAGAAGGAGTTGGCTTGAAGTATGAGAGCGTTATCCTGAAAAATCTTTCATATGTTTTAATGTCTACGTCTTACTAAAAACGGTCTTTGAGCACCCCAAACTAGCCTAAAAAAGCTATTTGTAGCGTATTTACTTCTAATATTAACGCAATTGAATAAATACTATGGTTTTCTTCAAAATGTTGCTTATCTTGTATCAACTAACAAAAAACATCAAACATTATGAAAAGTATTCTTTGGCTTGTAGCAGTAATCGCAATCGTTGTATGGTTATTAGGACTATTAGGAATCGTTCCTGGATTAGGATCGAGTAGTTTAATTCATATTTTACTTGTAATCGCAGTCATTATAATCCTATACAATATTATATCTGGTAGAAAACCTTTATAAATACATTAAAATTTAGAATTTTAAGCGTATCGATTCATTTCGATACGCTTATTTTTTTGCTAATATAAAGACCTAGTTCCCTCAATTTAACTTAAATTTGCTAGTCTTTAAATTTAGACAAGGCCATATATTTAATATGGCTTTTATATTGTTATAAAAATTTATATCTCTTATATGCGAAGCGAAATCAAAAACAAAGGCTGGAATGAAATAAAAACAAATGATTCTTGGGCGATTTTTAAAATCATGGGAGAATTTGTAAACGGTTACGAAAAACTGAGCAAAATAGGACCATGTGTGTCTATTTTTGGATCAGCCAGAACCAAACCAGACCATAAATATTATAAACTAGCTGAAGAAGTTGCCACTAAAATTGTAGATCAAGGTTATGGC encodes:
- a CDS encoding lmo0937 family membrane protein codes for the protein MKSILWLVAVIAIVVWLLGLLGIVPGLGSSSLIHILLVIAVIIILYNIISGRKPL